One Phaeodactylum tricornutum CCAP 1055/1 chromosome 28, whole genome shotgun sequence DNA window includes the following coding sequences:
- a CDS encoding predicted protein — MDYTRQLTSSLCENACVSGPQMVLLITLGAITVFRREMSCNHCYAAPEDATVTGKSTEDGSTGMDEWWCAMDQHEAETEELLNGAGLYCSGASVLPTLTPIIKYMTASCYAWKLSASRHHFVKLWSFGGLSSSSSPPKAITISVPTNTDETHVGTNSLTRLPPDALVNILSFLLPKDVVSFACVDKSCQDAVECGETSEALWKSLWHRDYAWLIHAWTIGRGAFDRSGLVPPIYDKEFYFLFGLSYLNYVLAGQNTFDSCLIGLNGHIYDLTPFLMNHPGSPETVMVQAGRDSTSFFHSIRHSSGARKIAQSLCVAVNVARLGDNASGVRPTCATNVDTYDINRPHGVLAVVESPAIETLPSLRKLGTLERLRHSYSHQEERYRIQALANITRVEASLNGEVHVYYDPFRRCWCAWYNDSDLQPVFCSHL; from the coding sequence ATGGACTACACTAGACAATTGACCTCGAGTCTTTGTGAGAACGCTTGTGTCTCGGGCCCTCAAATGGTGCTGTTGATCACTTTGGGTGCAATAACTGTATTCCGGAGAGAGATGAGTTGCAACCACTGTTACGCAGCTCCGGAGGATGCTACTGTGACGGGAAAGAGCACCGAGGATGGCTCGACTGGTATGGACGAGTGGTGGTGTGCTATGGATCAACACGAAGCCGAAACAGAAGAACTCCTAAACGGGGCTGGCTTGTACTGCTCAGGCGCGTCAGTTCTACCTACACTGACACCGATCATTAAATACATGACTGCTTCTTGCTATGCTTGGAAGCTCTCGGCATCGCGTCATCATTTTGTGAAGCTCTGGAGTTTCGGAGGTTtatcttcctcctcctctccACCCAAAGCTATCACGATTTCTGTTCCTACAAACACTGACGAAACTCACGTCGGTACGAATTCTTTGACGCGTTTGCCTCCGGATGCGTTGGTTAATATTCTatcgtttcttcttccgaaagatGTTGTGAGTTTTGCGTGCGTTGATAAATCATGCCAAGATGCTGTTGAATGCGGAGAAACGAGTGAAGCCTTGTGGAAGTCTCTCTGGCATCGTGATTACGCGTGGCTGATCCACGCATGGACGATTGGACGCGGTGCTTTCGACCGATCCGGATTGGTTCCACCAATCTACGACAAGGAGTTCTATTTCTTGTTCGGCCTGAGTTATTTAAATTATGTCTTGGCCGGGCAGAATACGTTTGACTCATGTTTGATTGGACTCAATGGACATATTTACGATTTAACACCTTTCCTGATGAATCATCCCGGTTCACCGGAAACAGTCATGGTACAAGCAGGTCGAGATTCAACATCTTTCTTTCACTCAATTCGGCATAGTTCAGGTGCACGTAAGATTGCACAATCTCTGTGTGTTGCAGTAAATGTGGCCCGACTTGGCGACAACGCCTCCGGCGTCCGCCCAACATGTGCGACAAATGTCGATACCTATGATATCAATAGACCCCATGGAGTACTTGCTGTTGTAGAATCACCAGCAATCGAAACGCTACCCTCACTGAGAAAACTCGGAACACTAGAACGACTACGTCATTCATATTCCCACCAGGAAGAGCGATATCGAATACAGGCGCTCGCTAACATTACACGGGTGGAGGCTTCACTAAACGGCGAGGTCCATGTATATTACGATCCCTTTCGTCGATGCTGGTGTGCCTGGTACAACGACTCGGACCTGCAACCCGTTTTTTGCTCGCATCTCTGA